Proteins encoded in a region of the Cytobacillus pseudoceanisediminis genome:
- a CDS encoding Leu/Phe/Val dehydrogenase, with translation MTDMFQKIKDHEQVVFCNDESTGLKAIIAIHSTRLGPALGGCRMFPYNSVDEALEDVLRLSKGMTYKCAAADCDFGGGKAVIIGDPLKDKTPELFRAFGQFVESLNGRFYTGTDMGTSTEDFVHALKETNCIVGVDEVYGGSGDSSVPTAHGVIYGLQATNKALTGTDDLSGKSYAIQGLGKVGYKVAERLLEEGADLFVTDISRQAIDQLLSKAKEIGAGVKVLSGNEIYEAQADFFVPCAMGGIINDDTIGLLKVKAIVGSANNQLKDMRHGQILKDKSILYAPDYIVNAGGLIQVADELYTPNKERVLRKTKAIYNSLLNIYEHAEANGITTVEASNQFCESRIEARTRRNSFFSHMKRPKWSVRT, from the coding sequence ATGACAGATATGTTTCAAAAAATTAAAGATCATGAACAAGTTGTTTTCTGCAACGATGAATCAACCGGTTTAAAGGCTATCATTGCAATCCACAGCACTAGATTGGGGCCGGCTTTGGGAGGATGCCGTATGTTTCCATACAACAGTGTGGATGAGGCCCTTGAAGATGTCCTCCGATTATCAAAAGGCATGACCTATAAATGTGCAGCTGCCGATTGTGACTTTGGAGGCGGGAAGGCTGTAATTATCGGGGATCCATTAAAAGATAAAACACCCGAACTATTCCGTGCTTTTGGCCAATTTGTAGAATCCTTGAACGGGCGCTTCTATACAGGAACAGACATGGGTACTTCTACAGAAGATTTTGTTCATGCCCTAAAGGAAACGAATTGCATTGTAGGTGTTGATGAGGTTTATGGAGGAAGCGGCGATTCTTCGGTCCCAACTGCGCATGGAGTTATTTATGGTCTGCAGGCAACCAATAAAGCACTGACTGGTACAGACGACCTTTCAGGCAAAAGTTATGCCATTCAGGGACTGGGGAAAGTTGGATATAAAGTGGCAGAAAGACTGCTGGAGGAAGGGGCAGATTTATTTGTGACAGATATCAGCCGGCAGGCAATCGACCAGCTTCTCAGTAAAGCGAAAGAAATTGGTGCCGGGGTGAAGGTACTTTCCGGCAATGAAATATATGAGGCCCAGGCAGACTTTTTTGTTCCATGTGCAATGGGCGGGATCATTAATGATGACACAATCGGTTTGCTTAAAGTAAAAGCAATCGTAGGCTCTGCCAATAACCAGCTTAAGGATATGCGCCATGGTCAAATCCTTAAAGATAAGAGCATATTATACGCACCCGATTATATTGTGAATGCAGGGGGATTAATCCAGGTCGCAGACGAATTATACACACCTAATAAAGAAAGGGTACTCCGCAAAACAAAAGCTATTTATAACTCTCTTCTGAACATCTACGAACATGCTGAAGCAAATGGTATAACAACCGTGGAAGCATCCAACCAATTCTGCGAGAGCCGTATTGAAGCGCGCACACGCAGAAATAGCTTTTTCTCCCATATGAAACGCCCGAAGTGGTCAGTAAGAACCTAA
- a CDS encoding thioesterase family protein: MKPGLQIGNQAVVHAVVSPEMFAQFEGEVIHPAYSTVTMIYHMEWASRLLIIPYLDEEEEGIGGAVSARHLSPSPEGSSIIITATVSKLDGNSVYSTVTVHNGKILAGEGEVKQVILKKSRIAEMLKRD, encoded by the coding sequence ATGAAACCTGGGCTGCAAATTGGGAACCAGGCAGTTGTCCATGCAGTGGTTTCCCCTGAGATGTTCGCACAGTTTGAAGGGGAGGTCATTCATCCTGCCTATTCAACCGTAACGATGATCTATCACATGGAATGGGCATCACGCCTGCTGATCATCCCCTACTTGGATGAGGAAGAAGAAGGGATCGGGGGAGCTGTTTCTGCCAGGCATTTATCCCCTTCACCTGAAGGCTCATCCATTATCATAACGGCTACCGTATCCAAGCTGGATGGAAATTCAGTTTACTCAACTGTTACAGTCCATAATGGAAAAATACTGGCTGGCGAAGGTGAAGTCAAACAGGTAATTCTGAAGAAAAGCAGGATTGCAGAAATGTTAAAGAGAGATTAA
- a CDS encoding ABC transporter ATP-binding protein — translation MLQLNQIHKVFNEGTPDEKIALDTINLTLNEGDFVTVIGSNGAGKSTLMNIISGVMIPDVGSVYIDGQNVTGMSEYNRAKLIGRVFQDPMAGTAPSMTIEENLAMAYSRNKTRSLKKGVTKKRKDYFREVLETLHLGLENRLNAKVGLLSGGERQALSLLMATFTEPSILLLDEHTAALDPARAELITNLTKEIVKKYNLTTLMVTHNMQQALDLGNRLIMMDKGQIILEVDDEQKQHLTIEQLLNEFQRIRGTKMASDRALLS, via the coding sequence GTGCTGCAATTAAATCAGATTCATAAAGTCTTCAATGAAGGGACTCCAGATGAAAAGATTGCACTTGATACGATCAATCTCACATTAAATGAGGGGGACTTTGTCACCGTAATTGGAAGTAATGGCGCAGGGAAGTCCACTTTAATGAATATTATCTCCGGTGTCATGATTCCTGATGTCGGCTCCGTTTATATCGATGGCCAAAATGTCACGGGCATGTCTGAATATAATCGGGCAAAGCTCATAGGCCGGGTTTTTCAGGATCCGATGGCTGGTACCGCTCCGTCCATGACAATTGAAGAAAATCTTGCCATGGCATATTCAAGAAATAAAACAAGATCATTAAAAAAAGGAGTTACGAAAAAGCGCAAAGACTATTTTCGAGAAGTTCTGGAAACCCTCCATCTCGGCCTTGAAAACCGTCTAAATGCAAAGGTTGGTTTATTATCAGGAGGAGAGCGGCAGGCACTTTCATTACTAATGGCTACCTTCACAGAGCCATCCATTCTATTGCTCGATGAACATACCGCTGCTCTTGATCCGGCTCGTGCAGAGCTTATAACGAATCTGACAAAAGAAATTGTTAAAAAGTACAATTTAACCACTTTAATGGTCACTCATAATATGCAGCAGGCGCTGGATTTAGGTAATAGGCTGATTATGATGGATAAAGGCCAGATTATTCTTGAAGTAGATGATGAACAGAAACAGCATCTGACAATTGAACAGCTGCTAAACGAATTTCAGCGGATTCGCGGAACAAAAATGGCAAGTGATCGTGCTTTGCTTTCTTAG
- a CDS encoding ABC transporter substrate-binding protein, which produces MKKSLKALSLLMAAGMLVLSGCGEEKSSGSSSEGDEKKQYTIGITQFVEHPSLDAATEGFKKALEDEGFKEGDNVKFDFQNAQADMNNTQSIANNFVGDKVDMIFANATPSAVSALNATKDIPILFTSVTDPVGAGLVESFDQPGDNITGTTDNHPEGTSKTIDFMIDEAGVKNIGIIYNSGEQNSEVQVKQVKELAEPKGAKIVEASVSTSAEVKQAADSLVGRVDAIYIPTDNTVVSALESVISVADSKKIPLFVGELDSMKRGAIAASGFNYFDLGYQTGKMAAEILKGNKKPSEIPVELPGSLKLVINKKAAEAQGLEVKEEWADFAEFHEE; this is translated from the coding sequence ATGAAAAAATCGTTAAAAGCTCTTTCCTTATTAATGGCTGCAGGAATGCTTGTTTTAAGCGGCTGCGGAGAGGAAAAATCCAGTGGTTCTTCTTCAGAAGGAGATGAGAAGAAGCAATACACAATTGGCATCACACAATTTGTTGAACATCCATCTTTAGATGCTGCGACAGAGGGATTTAAAAAAGCATTGGAAGATGAAGGGTTTAAAGAAGGCGATAATGTAAAATTCGATTTCCAAAATGCTCAGGCTGACATGAATAACACGCAGTCGATCGCTAATAATTTTGTCGGCGATAAAGTGGATATGATTTTTGCAAATGCTACTCCGAGTGCCGTGAGTGCTCTAAATGCGACGAAGGACATTCCGATCCTTTTCACATCTGTTACAGACCCTGTTGGAGCCGGCCTTGTTGAATCCTTTGATCAGCCTGGAGACAATATTACAGGTACTACAGATAACCACCCGGAAGGAACTTCAAAAACAATTGATTTTATGATTGATGAAGCGGGTGTTAAGAATATTGGCATCATTTACAATTCTGGAGAGCAAAATTCCGAGGTACAGGTTAAGCAGGTAAAAGAACTTGCAGAACCAAAAGGAGCAAAAATTGTTGAAGCATCTGTTTCAACCTCTGCTGAAGTTAAGCAGGCGGCCGACTCTCTTGTTGGAAGGGTAGATGCCATATATATCCCTACAGATAACACGGTTGTGTCTGCGCTTGAATCGGTTATTTCTGTCGCTGACAGCAAAAAGATCCCTTTATTTGTGGGTGAACTGGATTCCATGAAACGCGGGGCTATTGCAGCCAGCGGATTCAACTATTTCGATCTAGGTTATCAGACAGGCAAAATGGCCGCTGAGATCTTAAAAGGAAATAAAAAGCCATCTGAAATTCCGGTTGAGCTTCCTGGAAGCCTCAAACTGGTGATCAATAAAAAAGCAGCTGAAGCACAAGGACTGGAAGTAAAAGAAGAATGGGCTGATTTCGCTGAGTTCCATGAAGAGTAA
- a CDS encoding NAD(P)H-dependent flavin oxidoreductase: MNILTDILNIKYPIIQGGMGNISNAILTAAVSEAGGLGTIGAGTMPPEDVEKIIEETRSLTNKPFAVNVALSVSPYVKEILSLVIKHKIPAVSLSAGNPTPFIPKLHEKGVKVITVAASVRQALKAETAGADIIAAEGYEAAGINSSLETTTLVLIPQITGVVSVPVVAAGGIGDGKGLAAMLALGASGVQMGTRFIATKEAPFHPQYKQKIIEASDHETLIVGRSVGRIRRVLSTGYANKLLDYEKQGISLDEFNKLTSEDYHKIGAINGNGDEGFMNSGQIAGLIADLPSVKELLDNMIEDAKLQLHKAKKLLN, translated from the coding sequence TTGAATATATTAACGGACATTTTAAATATTAAATATCCAATTATTCAGGGCGGCATGGGGAATATCAGCAATGCCATTTTAACAGCGGCAGTCTCGGAAGCTGGAGGGCTGGGCACCATCGGAGCAGGAACAATGCCTCCTGAGGATGTTGAGAAGATAATTGAGGAAACAAGAAGTTTAACAAATAAGCCATTTGCAGTTAATGTAGCATTAAGTGTCTCCCCTTATGTAAAGGAAATCCTTTCCCTTGTAATTAAACATAAGATTCCAGCCGTATCCCTTTCGGCGGGAAACCCGACTCCTTTTATCCCTAAGCTGCATGAAAAAGGTGTGAAAGTTATAACTGTAGCTGCTTCAGTAAGACAGGCGCTGAAAGCAGAGACAGCCGGTGCGGATATTATTGCTGCTGAAGGGTATGAGGCAGCAGGAATCAATAGTTCTCTTGAAACCACTACACTCGTATTAATCCCTCAGATTACAGGAGTGGTGTCAGTCCCTGTCGTGGCTGCCGGGGGTATCGGTGATGGCAAAGGGCTTGCTGCCATGCTTGCCCTGGGGGCAAGCGGTGTGCAAATGGGCACTAGATTCATAGCAACCAAGGAAGCACCATTCCACCCGCAATATAAACAGAAAATTATTGAAGCATCCGATCATGAAACCCTTATAGTGGGGCGTTCAGTTGGAAGAATAAGAAGAGTGCTTTCCACCGGGTATGCCAATAAATTGCTGGATTACGAAAAACAGGGCATCAGTCTTGATGAGTTTAATAAACTTACTTCAGAAGACTATCATAAAATTGGAGCAATAAATGGAAACGGTGATGAAGGGTTTATGAACAGCGGGCAGATAGCTGGCCTGATTGCTGATCTTCCAAGCGTAAAGGAGCTTTTGGATAATATGATAGAGGATGCTAAACTTCAGCTTCATAAGGCTAAAAAGCTATTAAACTAG
- the paaX gene encoding phenylacetic acid degradation operon negative regulatory protein PaaX: protein MNTRSMIFTLYGDYISHYGSNIWIGSLIKLLSEFGHNDQSVRAAISRMNKQGWVSAEKIGNKSYYSLTPRGQKRIEEAAKRIFKLKPEEWDGKWRMLMYTIPEEIRNVRDELRKELVWSGFGSMSSSCWISANNLEKQVFDLIEKYEIADYVDFFIARYAGPHKNIEIVEKSWNLTEINERYQEFISEYSQKYIIDKNKIQKGNMTDAECFVERTKLVHEYRKFLFVDPGLPEELLPDKWLGGHAAALFSEYYKELAEPASRFFESVFKEGNELKNRDADYDALNHPYMVE from the coding sequence TTGAATACAAGGTCAATGATTTTCACACTTTATGGCGATTATATTTCACATTATGGAAGCAACATTTGGATTGGCAGCCTTATCAAGCTTTTAAGCGAATTTGGGCATAATGATCAGTCTGTCAGAGCTGCTATTTCAAGAATGAATAAGCAGGGATGGGTAAGTGCAGAAAAGATCGGCAATAAAAGCTATTATTCCTTAACGCCAAGAGGGCAGAAAAGGATTGAGGAAGCGGCTAAGCGTATCTTTAAATTAAAGCCTGAAGAGTGGGATGGCAAGTGGCGAATGCTTATGTATACCATCCCGGAAGAAATCCGCAATGTGCGTGATGAATTGCGGAAGGAACTAGTTTGGAGCGGTTTTGGCTCCATGTCCAGCAGCTGCTGGATCTCAGCTAATAATCTTGAGAAACAAGTATTTGATTTGATTGAGAAATATGAAATTGCCGACTATGTTGATTTCTTTATTGCCAGGTATGCAGGTCCGCATAAGAATATCGAAATTGTTGAAAAAAGCTGGAACCTGACAGAAATCAATGAAAGATACCAGGAGTTTATTTCGGAATACAGCCAGAAATATATCATTGATAAAAATAAAATCCAAAAGGGGAATATGACTGATGCAGAATGTTTTGTGGAAAGAACAAAGCTTGTGCATGAATACCGGAAATTCCTCTTTGTGGATCCGGGGCTTCCCGAAGAACTTCTTCCTGATAAATGGCTGGGCGGTCATGCTGCTGCTTTATTCAGTGAATATTATAAAGAACTGGCAGAACCGGCATCAAGGTTTTTTGAAAGTGTTTTTAAGGAAGGAAATGAACTTAAAAACAGGGATGCTGATTATGACGCATTAAATCATCCCTATATGGTTGAGTGA
- a CDS encoding 3-hydroxyacyl-CoA dehydrogenase: protein MKNIVVIGSGVMGRGIAYVSAIGGFYTTLVDISREQLTRAEREIDSIFEKGLARNKITAADMEAGKNRLTYSVSLAQHVSAADLVIEAVPEVMDIKKNIFEVIDQHAPEHCCFATNTSTMSPTEIGSFTKRPDKVIAMHFFNPVQKMPLVEIIKGLETSEETAQSIKRAAEQMGKETVVINEFPGFVTSRISALVGNEAFYMLQEGLGSPEEIDKAIKLGLNYPMGPFELGDLVGLDTRLNNLKYLHSKLGEKYRPAPLLEQYVKAGRLGRKSGRGVFDYTAREGVKQ, encoded by the coding sequence ATGAAAAATATAGTCGTAATCGGTTCAGGCGTGATGGGGCGGGGGATTGCGTATGTCAGTGCAATAGGAGGATTTTACACCACTCTTGTAGATATCAGCCGGGAACAATTAACCCGTGCGGAAAGAGAGATTGATAGCATCTTTGAAAAAGGACTCGCCAGGAATAAAATAACAGCCGCTGATATGGAAGCAGGCAAAAATCGTCTTACCTATTCTGTAAGTCTTGCTCAGCATGTAAGTGCAGCTGATCTTGTTATTGAGGCAGTCCCTGAAGTGATGGATATTAAGAAAAATATTTTTGAGGTGATTGACCAGCACGCACCTGAGCACTGCTGTTTTGCAACAAACACCTCTACCATGAGTCCAACCGAGATTGGATCATTTACAAAACGTCCGGACAAAGTGATTGCCATGCATTTCTTTAATCCTGTCCAAAAAATGCCGCTTGTTGAAATTATTAAAGGGCTTGAAACCAGCGAAGAAACAGCACAGTCAATTAAACGTGCTGCTGAGCAAATGGGGAAAGAAACAGTAGTCATTAATGAGTTTCCAGGATTTGTAACAAGCAGAATCAGTGCGCTCGTTGGTAATGAGGCATTTTATATGCTGCAGGAAGGTCTCGGCTCACCTGAAGAAATTGATAAGGCAATTAAGCTTGGACTGAATTATCCAATGGGGCCATTCGAGCTTGGCGATCTTGTCGGCCTCGATACACGCCTGAATAATTTAAAATACCTTCACAGTAAGCTGGGAGAAAAATACCGGCCGGCACCGCTCCTTGAACAATATGTAAAAGCTGGAAGGCTTGGACGCAAGTCGGGCAGGGGTGTTTTTGATTACACTGCCAGAGAGGGAGTTAAGCAATGA
- a CDS encoding enoyl-CoA hydratase-related protein — protein MFETVKYEVANGVAWISLNRPDKLNAFTEQLNKEVQQSIKQASRDKEVRCLVITGEGRAFCSGQDLQGVNEDMDHGEVLRRFYNPMVLELHKCKKPVIAAVNGVAAGAGMSLALACDFRLLSDKASFLEAFIHVGLVPDAGNLYFLPKLIGHAKAMELAVLGEKVNAQEAKELGLATKVIPMERWQDEITAFAERLAGMPTAAIAIIKKNLKASWESTLEECLERDAQGQRLAGLTIDHKEGVAAFMQKRKPVFQGK, from the coding sequence ATGTTTGAAACGGTGAAATATGAGGTCGCAAACGGTGTTGCTTGGATTTCATTAAACCGCCCGGATAAACTGAATGCATTCACAGAACAGCTTAATAAAGAGGTTCAGCAGTCCATAAAACAGGCAAGCCGGGATAAAGAAGTCAGATGTCTTGTTATCACAGGCGAAGGACGTGCATTTTGCTCTGGCCAGGACCTTCAGGGAGTAAATGAGGATATGGATCACGGCGAGGTACTCCGCCGATTCTATAATCCAATGGTATTGGAGCTTCATAAATGTAAGAAGCCGGTTATCGCAGCGGTCAATGGGGTGGCAGCAGGTGCAGGCATGAGTCTCGCATTAGCATGCGATTTCAGGCTTCTTTCTGATAAAGCCAGTTTTTTAGAAGCTTTTATCCATGTCGGGCTGGTGCCTGATGCCGGGAATCTCTACTTTCTTCCAAAGCTGATCGGTCATGCGAAAGCCATGGAGCTTGCAGTGCTCGGTGAAAAGGTTAATGCTCAGGAAGCCAAAGAGCTTGGCCTGGCTACTAAGGTAATTCCTATGGAGAGATGGCAGGATGAAATAACTGCTTTTGCAGAAAGGCTTGCCGGCATGCCGACAGCGGCGATTGCGATAATAAAGAAAAACCTGAAAGCGAGCTGGGAATCCACTTTAGAAGAATGTTTGGAGAGAGACGCACAGGGACAGAGGCTGGCTGGCCTTACTATTGACCATAAAGAGGGTGTTGCCGCATTTATGCAAAAGCGAAAGCCTGTGTTTCAAGGGAAATAG
- a CDS encoding enoyl-CoA hydratase-related protein, with protein MSKSYEAIEVSQHGKLGLIALNRPKVLNAINRSMVSEILDTMEEFEADSSIKAIVLCGKGRAFAAGADIDEMANDQTIDFELRNQFKDWDRLAMIKKPIIGAVHGFALGGGFELALCCDLLFAADNAEFGFPEVNLGVMPGAGGTQRLTKLVGKTKAMEWLFTGKRITAKEALQHGIVNQLISEELLLEETIKAAEQIANQAPIAIRLIKEAVLKAADTSLNEGMEFERKNFYLLFSTEDQKEGMKAFIEKRKPQFKGK; from the coding sequence ATGAGTAAAAGCTATGAAGCTATTGAAGTTTCACAGCATGGAAAGCTTGGCTTAATTGCTTTAAACCGCCCAAAAGTCTTAAATGCAATCAACCGCTCAATGGTTTCAGAGATTCTGGATACGATGGAAGAGTTTGAGGCTGACAGCAGCATTAAGGCTATCGTCTTATGCGGCAAGGGCAGGGCATTTGCAGCCGGAGCAGATATTGATGAGATGGCAAACGACCAGACAATAGATTTTGAGCTTCGCAATCAATTTAAAGATTGGGATCGCCTTGCCATGATCAAGAAACCGATTATAGGGGCGGTTCATGGTTTTGCCCTTGGCGGGGGCTTTGAGCTTGCTTTATGCTGTGATTTGCTTTTTGCCGCTGATAATGCGGAATTTGGCTTTCCTGAGGTAAACCTGGGAGTAATGCCTGGCGCAGGCGGCACACAGAGGCTTACTAAGCTTGTTGGAAAAACGAAAGCAATGGAATGGCTTTTTACCGGCAAAAGAATCACGGCCAAAGAAGCGCTTCAACATGGCATCGTCAACCAGCTTATATCAGAAGAGCTTCTTTTGGAAGAAACGATAAAAGCGGCTGAACAAATTGCCAATCAGGCGCCAATTGCGATACGCCTCATAAAGGAAGCAGTCCTTAAGGCAGCTGATACATCATTAAATGAGGGAATGGAATTCGAACGGAAGAATTTTTATTTATTATTCTCGACAGAAGATCAAAAAGAAGGAATGAAAGCCTTTATTGAAAAACGCAAGCCGCAATTTAAAGGGAAGTAG
- a CDS encoding EthD family reductase, producing MVKLIALYKHPENKEAFDDHYFNTHAPLTAKIPGLRKMEVTKIVGSPMGGEGKYYLMCEMYYDSHEALQEAMRTDEGKASGKDAMKFAGDIITLMIGEEADE from the coding sequence ATGGTAAAATTAATCGCTCTTTATAAGCACCCTGAAAATAAGGAGGCATTTGATGACCATTATTTTAATACGCACGCGCCGCTTACAGCCAAAATTCCGGGTCTCCGCAAGATGGAGGTTACAAAAATTGTTGGCAGTCCTATGGGGGGCGAAGGGAAGTACTATTTGATGTGTGAAATGTACTATGACAGCCATGAAGCTTTACAGGAGGCTATGAGAACAGATGAAGGCAAGGCATCAGGAAAAGACGCCATGAAATTTGCAGGTGATATTATCACTCTTATGATTGGTGAGGAAGCAGATGAGTAA
- the paaD gene encoding 1,2-phenylacetyl-CoA epoxidase subunit PaaD — protein MEQDQMLIKTALEALHNVMDPEIDTISIVDLGMLEHIEVEGNSVMVKLLPTFMGCPALDIIRKNVEIEIDKAGVFEKIEVRFIYHPPWTSDRVTETGRLKLKEFGIAPPPKLISETGEWHVDCPFCGSTYTTMENLFGPTACRSILYCKSCRNPFEAMKPVSTMM, from the coding sequence ATGGAGCAGGATCAAATGTTGATAAAAACAGCGTTGGAAGCGCTTCATAATGTTATGGACCCTGAAATAGATACCATTTCTATTGTTGATTTAGGAATGCTGGAGCATATTGAGGTGGAAGGCAATTCAGTAATGGTTAAACTCCTGCCTACTTTTATGGGATGCCCTGCACTGGATATCATTCGAAAAAACGTGGAAATCGAAATAGACAAGGCAGGGGTATTTGAAAAAATAGAAGTCCGGTTTATCTATCATCCGCCCTGGACGTCTGACCGGGTAACAGAAACAGGAAGGTTAAAGCTAAAGGAATTCGGGATTGCGCCGCCTCCAAAATTAATAAGTGAAACAGGTGAATGGCATGTGGATTGCCCTTTTTGCGGATCCACATATACGACAATGGAAAACCTGTTTGGCCCTACAGCCTGCCGCAGTATTTTATACTGCAAATCCTGCAGGAACCCCTTTGAAGCTATGAAGCCTGTATCAACAATGATGTAG
- the paaB gene encoding 1,2-phenylacetyl-CoA epoxidase subunit PaaB, with the protein MGNEGFYQEFEVFSQRTDTSPLQYQFSLLAPNRELALVMAQENFMRREPVADIWVVKRSDIRKLTPEEKQSLQRLDNKEYRTTKGYGYLKKKWRHYEQEMLDEKEILSWGGMKKDD; encoded by the coding sequence TTGGGAAACGAAGGATTTTATCAGGAATTCGAAGTCTTTAGTCAAAGAACCGATACCTCGCCTCTGCAATATCAATTTTCCCTGCTGGCACCAAATCGCGAGCTTGCACTCGTCATGGCACAGGAAAATTTTATGCGGAGAGAACCGGTTGCTGATATCTGGGTCGTCAAACGCTCTGATATCCGGAAGCTGACACCGGAAGAAAAGCAATCACTTCAGCGTTTGGATAACAAAGAGTACCGCACGACAAAAGGATACGGATATTTGAAGAAAAAGTGGCGCCACTACGAGCAGGAAATGCTTGATGAGAAGGAAATTCTATCATGGGGAGGGATGAAGAAAGATGACTGA
- the paaA gene encoding 1,2-phenylacetyl-CoA epoxidase subunit PaaA has product MSEALFFQEMTEEQKYEQFMKRINAGEKIEADDWMPEDYRMTLIKLISMHGISEIMGALPEKEWVPKAPSLKRKLGIMAKVQDEMGHGQLLLRVAEDLMKPLGKTREDIMQDLFSGRLKFHNVFHMEAPTWGDAGLIGWLVDGAAIITQTNMLNASYGPYARALKRICAEEVFHAQHGEAIIMALAEGTAEQKAMVQDAVNRWWEALLMFFGPGDASTTGTSKQDITIKYRIRTKTNEDLRQDFFTKYIPRVLSLGLKLPDETMHFDQNQELWVYRQPDWNKFKDIIKNNGPKSQERLGLRRTAYEANRWVREALNTAN; this is encoded by the coding sequence ATGTCAGAGGCTCTTTTCTTTCAAGAGATGACGGAAGAACAAAAATACGAGCAGTTTATGAAACGCATAAATGCAGGAGAGAAAATTGAAGCGGATGATTGGATGCCTGAAGATTACCGAATGACATTAATCAAATTGATTTCGATGCATGGTATCAGTGAAATTATGGGAGCACTTCCTGAAAAGGAATGGGTGCCGAAAGCCCCTTCATTAAAACGCAAGCTGGGTATCATGGCAAAGGTGCAGGATGAGATGGGGCATGGACAGCTGCTGCTTCGTGTTGCAGAGGATTTAATGAAGCCTCTCGGGAAAACCCGCGAAGATATTATGCAGGATTTATTTAGCGGAAGACTGAAATTCCACAATGTTTTTCATATGGAGGCTCCAACATGGGGGGATGCCGGGCTGATCGGCTGGCTGGTTGACGGTGCTGCTATCATTACCCAGACCAATATGCTTAATGCTTCATATGGGCCCTATGCAAGAGCACTTAAACGGATTTGCGCGGAAGAGGTTTTTCATGCCCAGCATGGTGAAGCAATCATCATGGCACTGGCTGAAGGAACTGCGGAGCAGAAAGCGATGGTTCAGGATGCGGTTAACCGCTGGTGGGAAGCGCTGTTAATGTTCTTTGGCCCTGGTGATGCCTCTACTACCGGCACATCCAAACAGGATATAACGATAAAATATAGAATCCGGACAAAGACGAACGAAGACTTAAGGCAGGACTTTTTTACAAAGTATATTCCGCGCGTTCTCTCGCTTGGCCTTAAACTGCCGGATGAGACAATGCATTTTGACCAGAATCAGGAGCTTTGGGTCTATAGGCAGCCTGACTGGAATAAGTTCAAGGACATTATTAAAAATAATGGGCCAAAATCTCAGGAGCGACTCGGGCTCCGCCGCACAGCTTATGAGGCTAACAGATGGGTGCGCGAAGCTCTCAATACTGCAAACTAA